From Streptomyces asiaticus, one genomic window encodes:
- a CDS encoding NAD(P)H-binding protein: MTGVLVTGGTGKTGSALVELLRGNGVPVRVASRNPSAHDPDAIRFDWDAPATHTAALRGMDRVFLVPPVESVDPMPPVGPFLAEAQRLGVRRVVLLGSAIVLPNAPGALELAARVRARPGWVVLRASGFMQNFLSPHPVGERIRRHGEIRTAAGDGRVGWIDARDIAAAASALLADPDIEPGARRDHLLTGPKGLSYQDAAAIINARTGRSVRVVTIGADEQAAHYRAAGMSAEFAAALAAVEDSIRAGREDQVSTAVLDLTGRPPRTFAEFVQEHAGEWGHTGASEC; this comes from the coding sequence ATGACGGGTGTACTGGTCACCGGCGGCACCGGGAAAACCGGGAGCGCGCTGGTCGAACTGCTGCGCGGCAACGGTGTCCCGGTCCGAGTGGCCAGCCGCAACCCGTCTGCCCATGATCCTGACGCGATCCGGTTCGACTGGGACGCCCCGGCCACCCATACGGCCGCGTTGCGCGGGATGGACCGGGTCTTCCTGGTGCCTCCGGTGGAGAGCGTGGATCCGATGCCGCCGGTCGGGCCGTTCCTGGCCGAGGCGCAACGCCTCGGCGTGCGCCGCGTGGTGCTCCTCGGCTCCGCCATCGTGCTGCCGAACGCTCCCGGCGCGCTGGAGCTGGCCGCGCGGGTGCGGGCCCGGCCGGGGTGGGTCGTGCTGCGCGCGTCCGGGTTCATGCAGAACTTCCTGAGCCCACACCCAGTGGGCGAGCGCATCCGGCGGCACGGCGAGATCCGCACCGCCGCCGGTGACGGCCGAGTGGGCTGGATCGACGCGCGGGACATCGCGGCCGCAGCCTCCGCCCTGCTGGCCGACCCCGACATCGAGCCCGGCGCCCGGCGCGACCACCTGCTCACCGGGCCGAAGGGCCTGAGCTACCAGGACGCGGCGGCGATCATCAACGCCCGCACCGGGCGGTCGGTCCGAGTGGTGACGATCGGGGCCGACGAGCAGGCGGCCCATTACCGGGCCGCAGGCATGTCTGCCGAGTTCGCCGCCGCCCTCGCCGCTGTGGAAGACAGCATCAGGGCCGGTCGGGAAGACCAGGTCAGCACCGCGGTGCTGGACCTGACCGGCCGTCCGCCCCGCACCTTCGCCGAATTCGTCCAGGAGCACGCGGGCGAGTGGGGGCACACTGGGGCGTCCGAGTGCTGA
- a CDS encoding CoA-binding protein, translated as MYGDSATVRKILTELGDTWAVVGLSTNPGRAAYGVAGVLQRFGKRIVPVHPKAETVHGERGYGSLAEIPFPVDVVDVFVNSDLAGPVADEAVTIGAKAVWFQLGVVDPEAYERTRAAGLAMVMDRCPAIEIPRLG; from the coding sequence GTGTACGGCGACTCAGCAACGGTCCGCAAGATCCTCACCGAGCTGGGCGACACCTGGGCCGTCGTGGGCCTGTCGACGAACCCGGGGCGCGCGGCCTACGGCGTCGCCGGCGTCCTCCAGCGCTTCGGCAAGCGCATCGTGCCCGTGCACCCGAAGGCCGAGACGGTGCACGGCGAGCGCGGCTACGGCTCGCTCGCCGAGATCCCGTTCCCGGTCGATGTGGTCGACGTCTTCGTCAACAGCGACCTGGCGGGCCCGGTCGCCGACGAGGCCGTCACCATCGGCGCCAAGGCCGTCTGGTTCCAGCTCGGCGTCGTCGACCCGGAAGCGTACGAGCGCACCCGCGCCGCCGGGCTGGCCATGGTCATGGACCGCTGCCCGGCCATCGAGATCCCCCGGCTGGGCTGA
- a CDS encoding serine hydrolase domain-containing protein, with protein sequence MSAHTSSRHRILRGALAVALVTGMSGVLMGCSDTESSAAKASAGQGAADASGDKRLADLAQKAADKGSLGVIVRVDRGSGAPVEIARQAAWTKDDHRLAVDDQFRVGSNTKTVTATLVLQLVAEHRVGLDDRVEKWLPGLVKGGADITVRMLLNHTSGLGDFLLTPEFLPSLTGRERRTWRPEDLLAITPEQDPPAEPGEKYSYSNANYAALGLILEKATGRGLAELIEQKITKPLGMKDSFLATNADWSAGKRHVTGYEPDAERLKDILSPTVDLPEGVGFVGPARPGSNIDTTGIDPSWAGAAGAMVSTAQDWQRFLTALMSGELLPEAQMEQMRTTVSAPEEGGGYGLGLMKAHTSCGTVWGHTGGLPGYSSEVYTDAGGHRSVAVLTNTNFGIKEKAAATANKALVEAAVCRMLGKPLSSERPSE encoded by the coding sequence ATGTCCGCACACACCTCCTCTCGCCACCGGATCCTGCGCGGGGCGCTGGCCGTGGCATTGGTGACCGGTATGAGCGGGGTGCTCATGGGCTGCTCGGACACGGAGTCGAGTGCGGCGAAGGCGTCGGCCGGGCAGGGCGCGGCGGACGCGTCGGGCGACAAGCGGCTGGCCGACCTCGCGCAGAAGGCGGCGGACAAGGGTTCCCTGGGGGTGATCGTCCGGGTCGACCGCGGCAGCGGGGCGCCCGTGGAGATCGCACGGCAGGCCGCCTGGACGAAGGACGACCACCGCCTCGCCGTCGACGACCAGTTCAGGGTCGGGTCCAACACCAAGACGGTCACCGCGACCCTCGTCCTCCAGCTGGTCGCCGAGCACAGGGTCGGCCTGGACGACCGGGTGGAGAAGTGGCTGCCCGGACTGGTCAAGGGCGGCGCGGACATCACCGTCAGGATGCTGCTCAACCACACCAGCGGGCTGGGCGACTTCCTGCTGACACCGGAATTCCTGCCCTCCCTGACGGGCCGGGAGCGGCGCACCTGGCGGCCGGAGGACCTCCTCGCCATCACGCCCGAGCAGGATCCGCCGGCCGAGCCCGGTGAGAAGTACTCCTACAGCAACGCCAACTACGCGGCTCTCGGGCTGATCCTGGAGAAGGCCACCGGGCGCGGCCTGGCCGAGCTGATCGAGCAGAAGATCACCAAGCCGTTGGGGATGAAGGACTCGTTCCTGGCCACGAACGCCGACTGGAGCGCCGGGAAGCGGCATGTGACCGGCTACGAGCCGGACGCGGAGCGGCTGAAGGACATCCTTTCCCCGACCGTGGACCTGCCCGAAGGCGTCGGGTTCGTCGGCCCCGCACGTCCCGGGAGCAACATCGACACCACCGGCATCGACCCGAGCTGGGCCGGGGCGGCGGGAGCCATGGTCTCCACCGCACAGGACTGGCAGCGCTTCCTGACCGCGCTGATGTCCGGCGAGCTGCTGCCCGAGGCCCAGATGGAGCAGATGCGCACCACCGTTTCCGCCCCCGAGGAAGGCGGCGGTTACGGACTCGGCCTGATGAAGGCGCACACGTCCTGCGGCACCGTCTGGGGCCACACCGGCGGCCTGCCCGGCTACTCCAGCGAGGTCTACACCGACGCCGGCGGACACCGCAGCGTCGCGGTCCTGACGAACACGAACTTCGGCATCAAGGAAAAGGCGGCCGCGACCGCGAACAAGGCCCTCGTCGAAGCGGCGGTCTGCCGCATGCTGGGCAAGCCGCTGTCCTCGGAGCGTCCCAGCGAGTGA
- a CDS encoding response regulator has protein sequence MPVSEQISVLVVDDEPIIRAGLGAILDSQADLTVAGTAGDGEEAVEACARLRPDVLLLDIRMPRRNGLWALAELGRRGLLGPGRSQALMLTTFDLDEYVDEALAAGASGFLLKNSSYEELTGAVRAAAAGHRALSPAVTARIIEGHLRARQRPSDQELARLRDLTERERDVLRLVGDGLSNAEIADRLVVSLHTVKTHVSRMLTKTGCQSRAQAAVLARNTLP, from the coding sequence ATGCCGGTGTCTGAGCAGATCAGCGTGCTCGTGGTGGACGACGAGCCGATCATCCGCGCCGGCCTGGGCGCGATCCTGGACAGCCAGGCCGACCTCACCGTGGCGGGCACCGCGGGTGACGGCGAGGAAGCCGTCGAGGCGTGCGCCCGGCTGAGGCCGGACGTGCTGCTGCTCGACATCCGCATGCCGCGCCGGAACGGGCTCTGGGCACTGGCCGAGCTGGGCCGCCGAGGGCTCCTCGGACCCGGGCGGAGCCAGGCGCTCATGCTGACGACGTTCGACCTGGACGAGTACGTTGACGAGGCGCTGGCGGCCGGGGCGTCCGGGTTCCTGCTGAAGAACAGCTCGTACGAGGAGCTGACCGGGGCGGTACGGGCGGCGGCGGCCGGGCACCGCGCACTGAGCCCCGCGGTCACTGCCCGGATCATCGAAGGGCATCTGAGGGCCCGCCAGCGGCCCAGTGACCAGGAACTGGCCCGGCTGAGGGACCTCACCGAGCGGGAGCGCGACGTGCTGCGCCTGGTCGGGGACGGGCTGAGCAACGCCGAGATCGCCGACCGGCTCGTGGTGAGCCTGCACACGGTGAAGACGCACGTCAGCCGCATGCTCACGAAGACCGGCTGCCAGAGCCGGGCGCAGGCGGCGGTGCTGGCCAGGAACACGCTGCCCTGA
- a CDS encoding sensor histidine kinase, with amino-acid sequence MNVVDGKWPGWGVDAGLVALTFLPPLLSQPYVDTSGPAWSSLIGYEAVAAVVLVPRRRLPVTAFVTGFGALVAALVGSAGEGAKLTPLAFVPLAVLLFNLGSHCASWLRTMSALLGGGAMVLLGLWVNRMTAGAGEFRGGLDVLAALAPMPLAWAMGFAARIQGALLAAAEQRAAEASRARRLEATQAAQRERARIAREMHDVVAHSLTLLVVHAEALRARGGELPGWARTQVDGLAAAGRQSGGELRDLLRMLRDPADAAPLQPVPGLGELSVLLDSHRAAGGTVEVRMGTTGTALESLPAPVQTAGYRIVQEALANARRHAPGAPVRLTVDGTAGRLRCEVENSRGARRGTAGAGIGLGLVSMRERVGALGGELTAGPTDDGGFRVVATMPLEDAGV; translated from the coding sequence ATGAACGTGGTTGACGGCAAGTGGCCCGGGTGGGGCGTTGATGCCGGCCTGGTCGCCCTGACGTTTCTGCCGCCGCTGCTGTCGCAGCCGTACGTCGACACATCCGGCCCGGCGTGGTCGTCGCTCATCGGGTACGAGGCGGTGGCCGCGGTGGTCCTGGTGCCGCGACGGCGGCTGCCGGTGACGGCCTTCGTCACGGGCTTCGGTGCGCTCGTGGCGGCTCTGGTGGGGAGCGCGGGCGAGGGGGCCAAGCTGACCCCGTTGGCCTTCGTGCCGCTCGCCGTGCTCCTCTTCAACCTGGGCAGCCACTGCGCGAGTTGGCTGCGTACCATGTCCGCGCTGCTCGGCGGCGGCGCGATGGTCCTGCTCGGCCTGTGGGTGAATCGGATGACGGCCGGCGCCGGTGAGTTCCGGGGCGGCCTGGACGTCCTCGCCGCGCTGGCTCCGATGCCACTGGCGTGGGCGATGGGTTTCGCCGCACGTATCCAGGGCGCGCTGCTCGCCGCGGCCGAGCAGCGCGCGGCCGAGGCGAGTCGCGCGCGGCGCCTGGAGGCGACGCAGGCCGCGCAGCGGGAGCGGGCGCGGATCGCCCGCGAGATGCACGACGTGGTGGCGCACTCGCTCACCCTGCTCGTCGTGCACGCGGAGGCCCTGCGCGCCCGCGGCGGCGAACTGCCCGGCTGGGCCCGTACCCAGGTCGACGGGCTGGCGGCGGCCGGCCGGCAGAGCGGTGGTGAGCTGCGCGATCTGCTGCGCATGCTCCGTGATCCCGCGGACGCGGCCCCCTTGCAACCGGTGCCCGGACTCGGTGAGCTGAGCGTACTGCTGGACAGCCACCGCGCCGCGGGAGGGACGGTCGAGGTGCGGATGGGGACGACGGGGACCGCGCTGGAGTCGTTGCCGGCTCCGGTGCAGACAGCGGGGTACCGCATCGTGCAGGAAGCACTGGCCAACGCCCGCCGTCACGCGCCCGGGGCGCCGGTCCGGCTCACCGTCGACGGCACCGCCGGCCGACTGCGCTGCGAGGTGGAGAACAGCCGCGGGGCGCGGCGCGGCACGGCCGGGGCGGGGATCGGGCTCGGCCTGGTCAGCATGCGCGAACGAGTGGGCGCGCTGGGCGGAGAGCTCACCGCGGGACCGACCGATGACGGCGGCTTCCGTGTCGTCGCCACGATGCCGCTGGAGGATGCCGGTGTCTGA
- a CDS encoding YbaK/EbsC family protein, which produces MSTPMDAFDEVRPAVECLDLLTAPVAEALRTWRGSEPVERVLFVDTDPDKADTAVLVENYGSWLLEQSANCVVVAGKRGGETTLAACLVLAHTRADVNGVVRRHLGARKASFAPIDTATGESGMEFGGITPIGLPADWPLLVDAAVADIPYALIGSGSRRGKLIVPGKLLAGLPGAVVLEGLGA; this is translated from the coding sequence ATGAGTACGCCGATGGATGCCTTCGACGAGGTCCGTCCCGCCGTCGAGTGCCTGGACCTGCTGACCGCTCCCGTCGCCGAGGCGCTGCGCACCTGGCGCGGCTCGGAGCCGGTGGAGCGGGTGCTCTTCGTGGACACGGACCCGGACAAGGCCGACACCGCCGTACTCGTCGAGAACTACGGCTCCTGGCTGCTGGAGCAGTCCGCCAACTGCGTGGTGGTCGCGGGCAAGCGGGGCGGCGAGACCACCCTGGCCGCGTGCCTGGTCCTGGCCCACACCCGCGCGGACGTCAACGGCGTGGTCCGCCGCCACCTCGGTGCCCGCAAGGCGTCGTTCGCCCCGATCGACACGGCCACGGGCGAGAGCGGCATGGAATTCGGCGGCATCACCCCGATCGGGCTCCCCGCCGACTGGCCGCTCCTGGTGGACGCCGCCGTGGCCGACATCCCGTACGCCCTCATCGGCAGCGGCAGCCGACGCGGCAAGCTCATCGTGCCGGGCAAGCTGCTCGCGGGGCTTCCGGGCGCGGTGGTCCTGGAGGGCCTGGGCGCCTGA
- a CDS encoding helix-turn-helix domain-containing protein: MTDLDQLTQSLARNLKRWRNERGFTLDALAARAGVSRGMIIQIEQARTNPSVGTTVKLADALGVSITTLLDYEQGPRVTFVPPDQAVRMWSTEAGSYTALLVGTEADGPLEMWGWRLMPGDESSSDPHPSGTVELIHVTAGELTLVLGGESHTAPVGTSVAFEANTPHTYRNDGTEPVEMTMAVSVPPAR; the protein is encoded by the coding sequence GTGACGGACCTCGACCAGCTCACGCAGTCGCTCGCCCGCAACCTCAAACGGTGGCGCAATGAGCGCGGCTTCACCCTCGACGCCCTGGCGGCCCGCGCCGGGGTCAGCCGGGGCATGATCATCCAGATTGAGCAGGCCCGTACGAATCCGAGCGTGGGCACCACCGTCAAGCTCGCCGACGCGCTCGGCGTGAGCATCACCACGCTGCTCGACTACGAGCAGGGGCCGCGGGTGACCTTCGTCCCGCCCGACCAGGCGGTGCGGATGTGGTCCACCGAGGCGGGCAGCTACACCGCGCTGCTCGTCGGCACCGAGGCGGACGGCCCGCTGGAGATGTGGGGATGGCGGCTGATGCCCGGCGACGAGAGCAGCTCCGATCCGCATCCGTCCGGCACGGTCGAGCTGATCCATGTGACGGCCGGCGAGCTCACCCTGGTGCTCGGCGGTGAGTCCCACACCGCCCCGGTCGGCACCTCGGTGGCGTTCGAGGCGAACACCCCGCACACCTACCGCAACGACGGGACCGAGCCGGTGGAGATGACCATGGCGGTGTCGGTGCCACCCGCGCGCTGA
- a CDS encoding DMT family transporter, whose amino-acid sequence MSALFALATSLLWGLADFGGGLLTRRTPALTVVVVSQIIAVTVLGAIVVATGGWSEAGPQLWFAAAAGVVGPAAMLCFYRALALGPMGVVSPLGALGGVIVPLGVALVLGERPGLLQVSGVVVAVAGVVLASGPQTGGAPVQRQTLLLTLVAALGFGSVMALIAEASHTLTGLFLALFVQRVCNVAVGGGALLISVRRGNPGLPEGGMGVMWASLPALAFVGLADVAANGTYNLAAHHGPVTVAAVLASLYPVVTALAARGLLGERLRVVQATGAGLALVGTLLLATG is encoded by the coding sequence ATGTCCGCACTCTTCGCTCTTGCCACCAGCCTGCTCTGGGGGCTGGCCGACTTCGGCGGAGGGTTGCTCACCCGGCGCACACCCGCGCTCACCGTGGTCGTCGTCTCCCAGATCATCGCGGTCACCGTCCTCGGCGCCATCGTGGTCGCCACCGGCGGATGGTCCGAGGCGGGCCCGCAGCTGTGGTTCGCCGCGGCGGCCGGTGTGGTCGGCCCGGCCGCGATGCTGTGCTTCTACCGGGCCCTCGCGCTCGGCCCGATGGGCGTCGTCTCCCCGCTCGGCGCGCTCGGCGGGGTCATCGTGCCGCTCGGTGTCGCGCTGGTGCTCGGCGAGCGGCCCGGGCTGCTCCAGGTCTCGGGGGTCGTGGTGGCGGTCGCGGGTGTGGTCCTGGCGAGCGGTCCGCAGACCGGTGGGGCGCCCGTCCAGCGGCAGACGCTGCTGCTCACCCTGGTGGCCGCGCTGGGCTTCGGCTCGGTGATGGCGCTGATCGCCGAGGCGTCGCACACGCTGACCGGGCTGTTCCTCGCGCTGTTCGTGCAGCGGGTGTGCAATGTGGCGGTCGGCGGCGGCGCGCTGCTGATCTCCGTCCGGCGCGGCAACCCCGGGCTGCCCGAGGGCGGGATGGGCGTGATGTGGGCTTCGCTGCCCGCACTCGCCTTCGTGGGCCTCGCCGACGTGGCGGCGAACGGCACGTACAACCTCGCCGCACACCACGGCCCGGTCACCGTCGCCGCGGTGCTCGCCTCCCTCTACCCCGTGGTGACCGCCCTCGCGGCCCGCGGACTGCTCGGCGAGCGGCTGCGAGTGGTCCAGGCCACGGGCGCCGGGCTCGCCCTGGTGGGCACGCTGCTGCTGGCCACGGGCTGA
- a CDS encoding FUSC family protein — protein sequence MGHVNEKLYVLGAEARGIVNAAARAWQGPGRERDLLVQSLKAAGAATLAWAVSGWWLKDPVALMAPWVAVVLVQATVYRSLFKGLQQLVAIAVGTLLAAGAEALTGNTLISVAMVLPVVMLLSNWPRLGDQGIYGPTTALFTLTSGPVSSLTVSHRLLQALLGAAIGIAVNALIVPPVHLRNVRENLSSLARGAEAALAGMAEGLAHDDWSEETATDWRRLSDRLQQRQASLRSARLWSHESLRLNPRLPWKSRKKLPPLPDESEDQRWGAIAAQIGGIANTMIDIVDENRTTPSPDQQALGDYGRLLCDLATACAARADLICLPSAPDDEDAHARLEEALGSVERRHDALHKVLCDQRSVSTATTAVLGTLLVQAQNIWHHIAPDTWPRAADGA from the coding sequence ATGGGGCACGTAAACGAGAAGCTGTACGTGTTGGGGGCCGAGGCCCGGGGGATCGTGAACGCCGCGGCGCGGGCGTGGCAGGGGCCGGGGCGGGAGCGGGACCTGCTCGTGCAGTCGCTGAAGGCGGCCGGGGCGGCCACGCTCGCCTGGGCGGTCTCGGGGTGGTGGCTCAAGGACCCGGTGGCGCTGATGGCGCCGTGGGTGGCGGTGGTCCTGGTCCAGGCCACCGTCTACCGCTCGCTGTTCAAGGGGTTGCAGCAGCTGGTGGCCATCGCCGTGGGCACGCTGCTGGCCGCGGGGGCCGAGGCCCTGACGGGGAACACCCTGATCTCGGTGGCCATGGTCCTGCCCGTCGTGATGCTGCTCAGCAACTGGCCCCGCCTCGGTGACCAGGGCATCTACGGTCCCACCACCGCGCTGTTCACCCTCACCTCCGGCCCCGTGTCCAGCCTCACGGTCTCCCACCGGCTGCTCCAGGCCCTGCTGGGTGCCGCGATAGGCATCGCGGTCAACGCGCTGATCGTCCCGCCGGTCCATCTGCGGAACGTGCGGGAGAACCTCAGCAGCCTCGCGCGCGGTGCTGAGGCCGCCCTCGCGGGCATGGCCGAGGGGCTGGCCCATGACGACTGGTCAGAGGAGACGGCCACCGACTGGCGGCGGCTGTCCGATCGCCTCCAGCAGCGGCAGGCGAGCCTGCGATCCGCTCGGCTGTGGAGCCATGAAAGCCTCAGGCTGAATCCCCGGCTGCCGTGGAAGTCGCGCAAGAAGCTGCCGCCGCTTCCCGACGAGAGCGAGGACCAGCGGTGGGGGGCGATCGCCGCCCAGATCGGCGGGATCGCCAACACCATGATCGACATCGTCGACGAGAACCGCACCACTCCCTCCCCCGATCAGCAGGCGCTCGGCGACTACGGCCGGCTCCTGTGCGATCTGGCGACCGCGTGCGCGGCCCGGGCGGATCTGATCTGTCTGCCGTCCGCCCCCGACGACGAGGACGCGCACGCCCGGCTGGAGGAGGCGCTCGGCTCCGTGGAACGACGCCACGACGCCCTGCACAAGGTGCTCTGCGATCAGCGCAGCGTCTCCACCGCCACCACCGCCGTCCTGGGCACCCTGCTGGTGCAGGCCCAGAACATCTGGCATCACATCGCCCCGGACACCTGGCCCCGCGCCGCTGACGGGGCATAG
- a CDS encoding VOC family protein has protein sequence MKPIGQARPGFPCWVSLAAPSLKAAQEFYTAVLGWTWRPTGLDEEFRTALFGGAPVAGIGALADSLRGAAAWTPFFAVADADATAAHIRERGGTVGVGPLPFGTGRRAALAADPDGAVFGFWAGEALPGWPSGPAEGAPAWLELRTRDAFAAALFYGEVFGWAAPEGSCSVEYENDEVIVREEGRKLAVVHGGAVEQAPDPRVRPRWYVHFRVPDVTAAVAAARAAGGSVALPPDASSTGRQAILCDPDGGLFTVTAA, from the coding sequence ATGAAGCCGATCGGCCAGGCACGGCCGGGATTCCCCTGCTGGGTGAGTCTCGCCGCCCCCAGCCTCAAGGCGGCGCAGGAGTTCTACACCGCGGTGCTCGGGTGGACCTGGCGCCCCACCGGGCTGGATGAGGAGTTCCGTACGGCGCTGTTCGGCGGGGCGCCGGTGGCCGGGATCGGGGCGCTCGCGGACAGCCTCAGGGGCGCGGCCGCCTGGACGCCGTTCTTCGCCGTGGCGGACGCGGACGCCACCGCGGCACACATCCGTGAGCGCGGCGGCACCGTCGGCGTCGGCCCGCTCCCGTTCGGCACCGGCCGCCGCGCCGCGCTGGCCGCCGACCCCGACGGCGCCGTCTTCGGCTTCTGGGCGGGAGAGGCGCTGCCCGGCTGGCCGTCGGGTCCGGCGGAAGGCGCCCCGGCCTGGCTGGAGCTGCGCACCCGTGACGCGTTCGCGGCCGCCCTCTTCTACGGCGAGGTCTTCGGCTGGGCGGCACCGGAGGGCAGCTGCTCCGTGGAGTACGAGAACGACGAGGTGATCGTGCGCGAGGAGGGCCGCAAGCTGGCGGTGGTCCACGGCGGCGCCGTCGAGCAGGCCCCCGACCCACGGGTCCGGCCGCGCTGGTACGTCCACTTCCGCGTCCCCGATGTGACGGCCGCCGTGGCGGCGGCCCGCGCCGCCGGTGGCTCGGTCGCCCTCCCGCCGGACGCCTCTTCCACGGGCCGTCAGGCGATCCTGTGCGACCCCGACGGGGGGCTGTTCACCGTCACCGCGGCCTGA
- a CDS encoding DUF2243 domain-containing protein: MTTTAEEARTGPPASRVIRLPGIVLGVGLGGFLDGILLHQLLQWHHMLSSTNHDRIGVRFYNPHTVSGLRMNTVWDGIFHAVCWISVLLGLAILYARVTHDRRRVWGSRVLWGWMLVGWGLFNLVEGVLDHQILGIHHVHGGPEQPWWDAGFLVLGALLVAGGYLLRRGGAPSVPGAPRAAGRV; the protein is encoded by the coding sequence ATGACCACCACGGCGGAGGAAGCCCGGACCGGTCCGCCCGCGTCGCGCGTCATCCGGCTGCCGGGGATCGTACTGGGGGTGGGGCTCGGCGGATTCCTCGACGGGATCCTGCTGCACCAGCTGCTCCAGTGGCACCACATGCTCAGCAGCACCAACCACGACCGCATCGGGGTGCGGTTCTACAACCCGCACACCGTCTCCGGTCTGCGAATGAACACCGTGTGGGACGGCATCTTCCACGCCGTGTGCTGGATCTCGGTACTGCTGGGGCTGGCCATCCTCTACGCCCGGGTCACCCACGACCGGCGCCGGGTGTGGGGCTCCCGCGTCCTGTGGGGCTGGATGCTGGTCGGCTGGGGGCTGTTCAACCTCGTCGAGGGCGTGCTGGACCACCAGATCCTCGGCATCCACCATGTCCACGGCGGCCCGGAGCAGCCGTGGTGGGACGCCGGCTTCCTCGTCCTGGGCGCCCTTCTGGTGGCCGGCGGCTATCTGTTGCGGCGCGGCGGGGCGCCCTCCGTCCCCGGGGCGCCCCGCGCCGCCGGGCGCGTGTGA
- a CDS encoding cytochrome c oxidase assembly protein translates to MGAGAAHPGHGHGGGGGPLEVWLPALALLGCAAGYALTVRRARRRHPARGWPLARTLSFAAGLVLVAMALLPPLAPFAHEDFRGHMAQHLLLGMYAPLALTLGAPVTLLLRALPPDRGRRLTAVLRSRPARLLGHPVTALLPTTGGLVLLYFTPVYDAAMGHPGWHWLPHAHFLLSGWLFAYVIAGPDPAPARPGVPTRLVVLGVAIAAHAVIAQLMYGGFWVEVRAPIAEVRGGAEIMYYGGDLAELLLAAALVTTWRPVRTPRRTHGSRVRPPRRPKEGDPRPTGPAEIRVAVGLPPSGPGYLGVTPSE, encoded by the coding sequence ATGGGCGCCGGCGCGGCGCATCCCGGCCATGGGCACGGTGGGGGCGGCGGCCCCCTGGAGGTATGGCTGCCGGCCCTCGCCCTGCTGGGGTGCGCCGCGGGCTACGCGCTGACGGTCCGCCGCGCCCGCCGCCGTCACCCCGCCCGGGGCTGGCCGCTCGCGCGGACGCTGAGCTTCGCGGCCGGGCTCGTCCTGGTGGCCATGGCGCTGCTGCCGCCGCTCGCGCCGTTCGCCCATGAGGACTTCCGCGGCCATATGGCCCAGCATCTGCTGCTCGGGATGTACGCGCCCCTGGCGCTGACGCTCGGGGCCCCGGTCACCCTGCTGCTGCGCGCCCTGCCCCCGGACCGCGGCCGACGGCTGACCGCCGTGCTCCGCTCCCGCCCCGCGCGGCTGCTGGGCCACCCCGTCACCGCCCTGCTGCCGACCACCGGCGGGCTGGTGCTGCTGTACTTCACCCCGGTCTACGACGCCGCCATGGGCCACCCCGGATGGCACTGGCTGCCGCACGCCCACTTCCTGCTCTCGGGCTGGCTGTTCGCGTATGTCATCGCCGGTCCCGATCCGGCCCCCGCCCGGCCGGGGGTGCCGACCCGGCTGGTGGTCCTCGGCGTCGCCATCGCCGCCCACGCCGTCATCGCCCAGCTGATGTACGGGGGCTTCTGGGTCGAGGTGCGTGCCCCGATCGCCGAGGTCCGGGGCGGCGCGGAGATCATGTACTACGGCGGCGACCTCGCCGAGCTCCTCCTGGCCGCGGCCCTCGTCACCACCTGGCGGCCCGTGCGGACGCCCCGGAGGACACACGGGTCACGCGTACGCCCGCCGCGGCGGCCGAAGGAGGGGGATCCGCGCCCCACGGGCCCTGCCGAAATCCGGGTGGCGGTGGGGTTACCACCGTCAGGTCCCGGGTACCTGGGCGTCACGCCATCGGAGTGA